Below is a window of Rhodoglobus vestalii DNA.
GACACCATCCTTCAACTATTGGCAGACGATCCTGTCAGTGCACTGCGCGGAGACACCGCACGACCCGAGGACCGCCCCGCCTACGAGAAGGCATTCCACGCAATCGCGACTACCCCGGCGAACGCGCTACTCGTTGTGGTCGCACCTTCTGGTGATGTCGTCGCGACCATGCAGTTGACGGCCATTCCCGGAATGGCGCGCCGGGGCTCCCACCGGCTGCAGGTCGAAGCGGTTCGTGTTGCTGAGAGCCAGCGCTCCGCCGGAATCGGCGGGGCGATGATGCGCTGGGTCGTGGAGGTTGCCGCCCCAACCCTTGGCGCCTCGCTCGTGCAGCTCACCTCAGATGAAGCACGCACCGACGCCCACCGCTTCTACACAAAACTCGGCTTCGAAGCCTCCCACATCGGCTTCAAATACACCATCACACTCTGAGGCGCGATTCGGCGGTCTGGGCTGTGCGGCGGAACCGAGCGCCTGCATGCTCGGGAGGTAGCCGATCCCCGCGGCCGTGGAGTTTATTGCGCAGCGTTCCCTCGGCATACTCTCCGGGGTAAAGATCCCGCTCGCGCAGCACAGGAATCACGTGCTCGATCACGTCTTCAAAGGTTCCCGGGGTGATCGCGTAGGCAAGATTGAATCCGTCGGCGTCGGTCTCTGCCATCCACTGCTGCAATTCATCCGCGATCTCTTCGCCTGACCCGATAATGAAAGGACCGAGACCGCCGATTGCGCCGAGCCGTGCGATGTCGCGAACCTTCCACTGACTTCCATCGTCGTTCGCCTGCTGAAAATTGGCCACGGTCGACTGGATCGCGTTGCTCTGAACGTTGCCGATGGGCTCATCAAGGTCGTACCGCGAGAGATCGATGCCCATCCACCCAGACATGAATACGAGTGCCCCCTCTTCGCTCGCATAGCTGAGATACTCGGCGTATTTGGCGTGGGCCTTCTCAGATGTCTCATCGGTGATGATGGTGAGCAGAGTGTAGATACGAGCAGAGTAACGATCTCGGCCTGCCGCCTCGAGGGCATCCCGAATTCGTGAGACGGTCACCTTCAGACCTGCTTTCGTCGGGGAGGCAACAAAAATCGCCTCCGCATTTCCGGCCGCGAACTGAATCCCCCGGGGTGAGGCACCGGCCTGGTAGATCACCGGGGTTCGCTGCGTCGACGGTTCAGACAGATGGATGCCCGGCACACTGAAATGGGTGCCCTCATGCTCAATGTTGTGAACTTTGCTGGGGTCAGTGAATACGCCCGATTCACGATCACGAATGACGGCGTCGTCTTCCCAGGACCCTTCCCACAGCTTATAGAGCACTTCGAGGTACTCGTCGGCATGGTCATAGCGGTCGTCGTGATCAAACTGATCGTCGTTCCCCATGTTTCGGGCAGCCGAGGGGAGATACCCGGTGACAACATTCCACCCCACGCGACCCTTCGTGAGGTGGTCGAGAGTCGACATGCGGCGAGCAAAGGGGTACGGATGCTCGTAGGCCGTACCGGCGGTAATCCCGAACCCCAAGTGCTCAGTTACATGAGCCATGGCAGAGACTAGGAGGAGCGGATCGTTGACGGGCACTTGGGCACCGTGCCGAATTGCAGCCTCGTTGGAACCGGCGTAAACATCGTAGGTACCCAGCACATCCGCGATGAAAATGCCGTCGAAGGTGCCACGCTCAAGGAGTTGGGCGAGTTCAGTCCAGTAATCGAGATCTTTGTAGCGCCACGACTGGTCGTCGGGGTGGCGCCACATTCCGGAGGACTGATGGGCGACGCAGTTCATATCAAAAGCGTTGAAGCGGATTTGTCTAGGCATGCCACCATGGTGGGCCTCGTTGCGATGGAGCGCACCCTTCACCGAAACAATGACGCAACAGAAAGAAATATAACGACACGTTCTCGCATCATCAGGGAATCCCACACACGCTGAGAAGCATCCCCCTAGTTTCGGATAGAGCAATGCAGACAACACACAAGGCAGCCATTAGCAGCGACGATTTCGCACAAACGTTTCGCCGGTACCCCGAAGCCGAGACCACCCCTCCGCTCATTCACCATAATCGTGCATGGCATCATCGTGGCGAACACTCGCAGGTGCACTAGACAGCATCGACTGAGGTTGCTGGTTCTTCCTCCTCGTCACCCCAACTTTCAACGAGGGTGACGCGGCCACGAGAATCGGTAGTAGCAAGAACCAGCGCAATGATGGCAGTGACGATTCCGACAACCCCCAGAGGGTTCGCAATTCCGATAGCGATGCCAAGTGCTGGCTCCGTCGGTCCGCTAATAATCGTTTGAAGGCCACCCAGTGTGGAATCGGGAATCGTGAGGCCCAACAGAAATGCGCACACCCCGGATGCGATGAGCTGGGCGTGAGTCATTGCCCGCGTCGGAAAAC
It encodes the following:
- a CDS encoding GNAT family N-acetyltransferase → MFSKVTVPTTLQTRGGEMILRYSELGDIDTILQLLADDPVSALRGDTARPEDRPAYEKAFHAIATTPANALLVVVAPSGDVVATMQLTAIPGMARRGSHRLQVEAVRVAESQRSAGIGGAMMRWVVEVAAPTLGASLVQLTSDEARTDAHRFYTKLGFEASHIGFKYTITL
- a CDS encoding LLM class flavin-dependent oxidoreductase is translated as MPRQIRFNAFDMNCVAHQSSGMWRHPDDQSWRYKDLDYWTELAQLLERGTFDGIFIADVLGTYDVYAGSNEAAIRHGAQVPVNDPLLLVSAMAHVTEHLGFGITAGTAYEHPYPFARRMSTLDHLTKGRVGWNVVTGYLPSAARNMGNDDQFDHDDRYDHADEYLEVLYKLWEGSWEDDAVIRDRESGVFTDPSKVHNIEHEGTHFSVPGIHLSEPSTQRTPVIYQAGASPRGIQFAAGNAEAIFVASPTKAGLKVTVSRIRDALEAAGRDRYSARIYTLLTIITDETSEKAHAKYAEYLSYASEEGALVFMSGWMGIDLSRYDLDEPIGNVQSNAIQSTVANFQQANDDGSQWKVRDIARLGAIGGLGPFIIGSGEEIADELQQWMAETDADGFNLAYAITPGTFEDVIEHVIPVLRERDLYPGEYAEGTLRNKLHGRGDRLPPEHAGARFRRTAQTAESRLRV